CCGAATCCGGAGAGCTGCAGTGTCCAGTgtcgtctttttctttttattccttATCTTAATCAAAGACAATTTCAAAGCTACCCAAAAAAATGCTCATATTCCTATCCTACCCACCTATTTCAACCACTCATCGAAGTGATTAATACCTTACCACAACACAATATGAACGTGCGGACATGACTGCAAAGCATGCAGCCCAATATGATCTGGTCACGAGCAcatgttttcttggtcaacctCAAGGGTTTTCAgacggaaaaaaagaaaagaaaataaaaacatttGGTCGGAATGAAGTGACAAATTAAAGACTCACTCAAACTATTCAACGTAAGCAAATACCAGTCCGGTCCCTCGAGACGCAGTCAAGCCGCCCCTGCCCTTTTGGACCCAAGAGTCTGTTCTGTGAGTGCCCGTCCTGCACCCGGTACCATGGACATGCCTGCCTCGTACTCTGTTGCTCATAATTCCAACCACCGCCAGACTGGTGAGGAACAAGCAACGTATGTAGTATATATCTGAGAGCTGTCTCTTGTTCTTTCTACTCCTGGTTTTTCAACACGAAGAGGACTTCATAGAGGAGTCCAGAAAGTTAAGAAAATTTATGAAATTCAATCCCCCAAATCAAAAACTTAACGAGCATGCAAGGAAACGTTCCTTACAAATCCATCCACTGCATCCATAACTAGCACCGTTCACGGCATCCATAACTGTCAACACCACAAAATCGCTCAAAACCAGTAACTGGTAATCCACCTCCCTTCTTTCCGGTACAAGCTTAACATTTCCTCGTAAAAAATAGCACATTCCATTTGGTCATCAAAAGTATTAACAACATCATCAGAGAGTCCAGAATGAATTCATTTGATCTCCTGCAAACCAATGCACGAATAGATCACTAACACCACAAATTAAGTACCCGATGTCAACAGATCTGTTGATTTCTATACCTTACAAGTCACCACCACGAGCAATTGTTGCGCCAAACcaaaattcagatttcaaaaaaacaaaaaaaagaaaaaagggtctGAATACCATGCTGCCaatgaaaagaagaaatagaCGGTGAATTAATTGGTACAAGAAGAAGGTCAATCAACGTTCATTGTACTCTTCCTCATCTACAGAAGGAGCATGGTttctttaaagaaaaatgcCTACGTTGAAGTGTTGTCTGAATCTCATATAAAAACTTACAAGTTAATCACTCGATGCAGCAGCAAAGAGACATTCACGTCTACTTTCAACAAAGTTCCTCCGGAATTGCTCAAACTTGCCTTCTTCAATAGCCTTTCTAATTGAGCAGAAGAATCCCAGATACTGGTGTGTGTTGTGTCTGGAACACAGCCAGAGATAATCATATTAGATAAGTACATGACAGTGAAATAACAGTGGTTCCAAGAGAATTCATACATCTCCAATAGAGTTTGTGCCAACATTTCATGAACGTTGAACAAGTGATTCAAATATGCCTTTGTATGATTCTGGCATGTGAAGCAGTTGCAGCTTTCAACAATTGGTGATGTATCTTTCctgtcaaaaggaaaaaaggaagaacaCCTCATGATACTTGTCTCAGCATGCTCAACTAACATATATTAAATACTAGCAGAAAGCATCCAGAGGTTTCCAGATCTGTTATTACCTATATATAGTAGCTTTCAGATTGATCTTCATGTCATCACCTCCCGAATCACTTAGCTGGTAATCGGcattgtcacccttatttctctCAAGAGGAAAGGTTAGAGCAAATCCACCAAGTGTAAGATGGTAAACATACCTGTTATAACCCTGACAGCTTTTAGTTACTTTCCTGAGTAGCCAGTAAAATGTTCAAGAATGTTAAACTACCAACATACGTAGAGTCAAATAGGTCAATGCCTGCAGCAACTCCCTGCAACACCTCCTCTGTTGACAGAAAATAGCTTTGCTGAACAACACACAATCCCAGATGCTCAAAGCATAACAAAAGTCCCATTGAACGCAACATTAACATGATCCTTTAAGAAAGATTATTTTTAGGACTGGCAATATGATTAAGCAGTTGATGAAGAAAAAAACTAATTTATTCTTTAACTCATCATTTGATCAAACATGAGGCTTCAAACAAAATCTTTCATCATGCACACCCCTCCCCCACCCTTAacactcccccccccccccaacaaaaaaaaaaagaaaaaagaagttaaGGGTTTGAAATAATTTCCCTTACCTGGAAGTCCAAGTCCAGAGACATGCCTTGGCATATCCTCTGGTAAATTGTCCTGGGTCCATTGATGATAAGCCCAAACCAACAGATAAATGTAAACATCATTCTCACAATTGATCACATTATGCAAAAGGATCAAGATAAACTAAATCAATGATGAGCATAGGATTAACTTAAGTAATTCAACTGGACTAACTTGAAATTAATGCTTACACCAAATTGATATCTAATGGATTACGTATAATCTAGTTCCCATAGGAATCTACAATACTCCTTTTTAACAATGCtcaattcttcaaattttgcGATCACAGCAGAACTTGAGCTGATTAACTCGACACATCAGCCGATTAAAGACCTCTGAAAGAAAGCAAGTCTGACTCCATTATTGACACATGATGCACAGACAACAATGAACAATTAATGCTTTCTAATTCAGGTTCAAGAATGACATTAGCAAACACTGAATATCTTCCAATCATCAGATTTTGTGTCACAACAGGCACTTTCAATGATATCTGGTGCAAAGTGATGCTTGAAATAAATTGAGCTACCATTCCATCAATCACATAGTCTCCCATGGACTTCTTGAAATAAAAGTCAATACAATGCTAGCATCAACAAATCCTTAAAGCAGCATGTTGGGAATCTCTAGAAAACCTGTACTTACATTATTGGATAACGAGCCTTTAATAAAGGCAGACAAGCAAAAGCATAAGTATTCCAGCAATTAATAACCTTTAGTAACTGCAAAATATTATCTCATATTTCCAATTAAACAATCATATTGAATCAAGGAAATAGCCAACATCACCGTAGACAAATCAGGATATGAAATGATGTTTCTAGCACTAGATTTAAGTCTTACCGTAACAGCAGTGAGAAGAGCAGCCCGCTCGTCCATACTTTCTCCAAGCCCAAACCCACCAATCCAATATCCTGCAAGCCAATTTTCATATTCTAATTGTAGAATTGACAAGAAATTTGAAATCCGAGTGTTCCAGTCTCTGTTTCCTCACTAAGATCCACAAAGCATCGTGCACTCTAAAAATGTTTGTACTATTCATGACACCAAATTCATAACCCTAAGTTGGAGTATTCCAGATGGAAAGGAAGACAGATCAGTATGTTTGTCCCCTTTTTTTAAACACACCATAatgatttcaaataaaattttctaGTGCCTGAAACAACTTAAATCTCATCTTTCTATAACCTAAGCTTATAGGACTATGTACTGGTTTTCAAGCAACAAACCAAGCCCAATAAACCCTGCAATTCTTTTGTGGGAAAGGGCTACAGAAGATCTCTTAAATGCTACACTCCACTGAGAGTCATGTACTTGAAACACGGCTAGACCTTGTATTAGAGTTTGTGGTACTGCTAGAGCTCGAGTCGATGTTTACTTTGAAGTTTTAATTGAAAAAGAGTTGATATTTAAGGTTTTGTTCTTTTCACAAgcttttgaatttgaaattcaagaacATAGAatgtttaattttaaatttatttttttttattagacaGGATTTTGTATTCCAATCAGGATTTGAAATCCCagaaattttcaaattccagaattttaaTATAAAGGAACAATAGACTGTTTAAAAAACCAGGAATTCGCAATTCCTGTCAGAGATTCCGGCTTAAAGAGCACAATTTAGATTCAACTCCACATAGTAAAGGGGTTCGAGAGCACTTAAAGTCTGCTGAATATGAAGCAGCAAATGTAGGACGATTATAAAGGGAGGACAAAGCCAATGTTATCACCACTCTGCCTCAAAAGTTGTTGCAAAGTCAAACAACCATTGAAATGAGTCTAAAATAAAAGATACTAGCTCAGAAGGTAAGCTAATAACTTGAAACAGGACACAAACATAAAACAAGATACTAGTAAAATGACCAGACCTGATACATTTCTTTGTGCAACTTCTTGTGCACACCGATGCCGTTCTTCAATGCTGGAGCCTCCTACAATGGATCCAAAAATAGTAGTACCTGTCTGCAGTGATAATTAATGTGCAACCTGGTAAGCCTTCAGAAATTTATAACAAAAATAGCTTCTGGGTAAACTCCTATAGTACGAATAAATGCATCTCTAGTAGAAAGTTGAGAATTCTACCAGTCCATGAAATGATCAATATGAACTTACAAATGTGCACAAAAAATAATCTCCTGAGCATGGATCCTATAAAATTCAAAACCATGTAATCCTCACTTTCCTTTAAGCAGCTGAGCACCATTAGAAATCCCCTGAATTACATTTTGGCTGTGCAAGAATTAATGGTCCATCTGAGTTGGATTGACTTTCATAGTAGATATCAGTTTGACCTAAATGCCCTAAGCTCTTGACAAGTTAACATCTATTACCAGTTAGCAATCAGTACACAAAGCTACACACCCCggaagaggggggggggggggcaggCGGGGGAGGGGGTTAACCTTATTGAGTGAAAGGCAATCGTCGAGCCATCTCAGAGTGCGGTCAACTGAGGTTCTGTTCCTCTTATCAGAAACCCAAGCAGGAACTTCATCAGCCAAAGTGACCCAAAAGTCAGGCttcattgaagaaacaagttccACGTATTCTGCAGGTTTTATCTGATTCATTCATGAAAGTGCAGAACTCGTTATACAGATTCTCAGAGCATGAAACGTTACCATCACACTCCAAAGGATTAAACTCAaacatttaaaaagaaaaaaggaggtTAAGGGGAAATGAAATAACCAGAAGACGGCCTCCAGGAGTCTGGAAAGACGCTCCATATTTGTTAGTGCTGTCATGTTCAGGAAGGGCAATGATGGAATCCCGCGGTACGGCCGCGAATATGTGTTGGTGCAGACTAAGCATTTGGTGCAGTCCTCCAATGTTAGATATTGTTTTAGGAGAAATACCCTCTAAGCTGGAGAAGAAACACGGCAGCTGTACTTACTAGCATGAATTGAATCATACAAACTAGTTAGCAGTATTAGACTATTTAGTGCTGGCTTGGCTGGTATAAGGTTCCAGCACAGAACAGACCAGACAACAAACACCTGGTACGCGAGAGACAAGATAACATCTCATAGACAAAAATTTTGCTTCTTTTGAGCGTaaataaaatcttttttttttttttgggccaagCGCTTACAAGTGAAGCGGGCTGAACTGGAGCAGGTGAGAATCCGGAGAAGGAAGAGAGGAGGTAAGGAGGTCCGGAGAGATGAAAGCGGGCAGGCCTTTGCGGGTTGTGAGGAGCAGAGCGGGAGTCTGAATTGGGAAAGGACAGCTGCCCAGCTGCAGAACCCCTGACCGGGCTCTTCCGTTGCTCCATCCCTTATTGACGGCGAACTTCATCCTTCTCTTCTACAACTCCGGCTCCAGCGCCGGTAGTGCTGCTACTATTTTTGTTTGTTCTTACAATTTCAAAGCGTCGCTCTCTGCTTCGCGCGCTTTAACTCAATTGTCTGAGTTATTTGCACCAAACCCGCTTTAACTGTGCACCCAATTGCAATTTGCACCACTGAGATTTATTTAATCCGCACTAGACCCTTCTTTTGTGtccaaatctgccttttgtctatttcagtttctttttcttcttctgtttTCTTGGCCCTTCTTCTCATGCCACTATTTCCTTGCTTTTCAATTAGTATTACTAACCATATGCTTACAATCGCattcttaaatgaaattttacttataattttttaagtagttatagtttgtttatttcttcaattttcctatCAGTAATTGACAAAAACTAATCTGGCATTAAAAAATTCCATAAGCTTGTCACACGAAAATCCATGCGTAATCTACTAACTCAATTATTTGAATAGATATAAGCAGATTAGAACTCATGATTCGTCGATGCAAAAaagaaattaagtaaacaaaacaacatctaatgTTTGTTTATCGTTATATTTTACTATTCATATTCGATTAATCATTATTTTTAGTATGATCTTATTATTTGTTACTTTTACTATTAGCAACTCAATTAGTTTTATTCTTATATGTGCAATACCTATTAAATTACCTACCCCATATGAATTCAGCTGGTTACAAGTCTATTGTCCTACTGCAATTGTCATTGCATGAAAAGGCATTTTGGTAATGTTATCCAAAACGTCTGCTTTTCATCTTAATGTTTTTTGACATTTCCATTTACTACTAGTGGCTTTTTCCCCCTTCCATGTCTTTTTATACTTGGTATTTTctgtaaataaatattttcaatcaactttttTAATTCTTAATCTTTTTGTAGAAGAGCATGTCACAAATTAGTATAACTTGTGTTACTAACCTATCACGTGTTTATATCC
This Coffea arabica cultivar ET-39 chromosome 3e, Coffea Arabica ET-39 HiFi, whole genome shotgun sequence DNA region includes the following protein-coding sequences:
- the LOC113735237 gene encoding uncharacterized protein isoform X2 yields the protein MEQRKSPVRGSAAGQLSFPNSDSRSAPHNPQRPARFHLSGPPYLLSSFSGFSPAPVQPASLLPCFFSSLEGISPKTISNIGGLHQMLSLHQHIFAAVPRDSIIALPEHDSTNKYGASFQTPGGRLLIKPAEYVELVSSMKPDFWVTLADEVPAWVSDKRNRTSVDRTLRWLDDCLSLNKTGTTIFGSIVGGSSIEERHRCAQEVAQRNVSGYWIGGFGLGESMDERAALLTAVTDNLPEDMPRHVSGLGLPEEVLQGVAAGIDLFDSTYVYHLTLGGFALTFPLERNKGDNADYQLSDSGGDDMKINLKATIYRKDTSPIVESCNCFTCQNHTKAYLNHLFNVHEMLAQTLLEIHNTHQYLGFFCSIRKAIEEGKFEQFRRNFVESRRECLFAAASSD
- the LOC113735237 gene encoding uncharacterized protein isoform X1, coding for MKFAVNKGWSNGRARSGVLQLGSCPFPIQTPALLLTTRKGLPAFISPDLLTSSLPSPDSHLLQFSPLHFLEGISPKTISNIGGLHQMLSLHQHIFAAVPRDSIIALPEHDSTNKYGASFQTPGGRLLIKPAEYVELVSSMKPDFWVTLADEVPAWVSDKRNRTSVDRTLRWLDDCLSLNKTGTTIFGSIVGGSSIEERHRCAQEVAQRNVSGYWIGGFGLGESMDERAALLTAVTDNLPEDMPRHVSGLGLPEEVLQGVAAGIDLFDSTYVYHLTLGGFALTFPLERNKGDNADYQLSDSGGDDMKINLKATIYRKDTSPIVESCNCFTCQNHTKAYLNHLFNVHEMLAQTLLEIHNTHQYLGFFCSIRKAIEEGKFEQFRRNFVESRRECLFAAASSD